Proteins encoded by one window of Bacillota bacterium:
- a CDS encoding NifU family protein produces MKEKVEKAIDLIRPALQADGGNVELVDVDEDSGVVRVKLTGACHGCPMATITLKNGIERVVKKEVPGVTEVVSV; encoded by the coding sequence ATGAAAGAAAAGGTTGAAAAAGCAATTGATCTGATCCGCCCGGCCCTGCAGGCAGACGGCGGCAATGTTGAGCTCGTAGATGTGGACGAGGATAGCGGTGTCGTCAGGGTCAAGCTCACCGGCGCATGCCACGGTTGCCCGATGGCAACCATTACCCTGAAAAATGGTATCGAACGGGTAGTCAAGAAGGAGGTTCCCGGGGTTACCGAAGTAGTGTCTGTCTAG